The DNA window CCGCCTACGAGGCGCTCCTCGAAGGCGAGGCCGAGGTTGCATGACGCGCGCACCGAGGTCCGCGCTGGTCACGGGGGCGACGGGATTCATCGGGTCGGCGCTCTGCCGTCGGCTGGTCGCTGAGGGGGTGCGCACGGTCGCGCTGGTGCGGGCGGAGAGCGCCGTGGAGCGGCTGGCTGGCCTCGACGTCACCGTCGTCCGAACCGACACCTTCGAGCGCGATGCCCTCCGAGCGGCGCTTCGCGGGGTCGACGAGGTGGAGGCCGTCTTCCACCTGGCGGCGTACGGGGTCCATCCCGACCAGCGTGACGCAGGCCGGATGATCGAGGGCAACATCGCGTTCGTCGCGGGCTTGCTTTCGGCCCTGGAGGGTCGGCCGATGCAGCGCTTTCTCTTCGCGGGGACCTGCTCCGAGTACGGGCCGGTCGCTGAACCCGAGCGGCTCACGGAGTCGTCGCCCGTCGCACCACGTTCGATCTACGGTGCCGCCAAGGCGGCCGCGTCGCTCTTCGGGGCTGCGCTGGCGCGAACGCTCGCGCTCCCCTTCGTGACGCTCCGGCTCTTCGGGGTGTACGGCCCGGGTGAGGGAGAGCATCGCCTGGTGCCGTACCTCGTTCGCTGCTTGCAGCGTGGAGAGACGCCCACGCTCACGGGAGGTGAGCAGGTGCGTGATCTGACGTTCGTGGACGACGTGGTCGAGGCGCTCGTCACGGCCGCCGTCACGCCCGCCCTGGCGCCGTACGAGGCCTACAACCTCTGCGGCGGGAGGCCTGCACGCATCCGGGATGTGGCCGAGGGCGTGGCGCGGGCGCTGGGTCGGCCTGACGCCGATCTCGGGCTGGGACGGCGACCCTACCGGGAGGATGAGCCGATGTGGCTCGTCGGTGATGGCGAGCGGTTCATGAGCGCGACGGGGTGGCGACCCGAGGTGGACCTGGACGAGGGGTTGCGTCGGACGGTGGCAGCGCTGTCCGGTGTGGCCCCAGCGGGGGGTGGGTGATGGGCGAGACCGGCGAGCGGAAGCTCATCTCGATCGTCGTGCCCGTGTACAACGAAGAGGGCAACATCGTGCCGCTGTACGAGGCGGTGAACGCGGTGTTCGCGCCCATCGCGGACAGGTACGACCACGAGTTCGTCTTCACCGACAACCGCAGCCAGGACGGCACCTTCGCCGAGCTCTCCGCGCTGGCCGCGCGCGACGCGCGGGTGCGGGTGTTTCGATTCTCGCGCAACTTCGGCTTTCAGCGCTCGATCTACACCGGGTACGTGAAGGCGCGGGGGCACGCGGCGGTCCAGATCGACTGCGATCTCCAGGATCCTCCTTCGCTCATCGTCGAGTTCATCCGCGCCTGGGAGGAGGGCAACATCATCGTCTACGGGGTCCGCCGCGCCCGGAGAGAGGGGTGGCTGATCACCTGGATCCGCAAGGTGTTCTACCGCCTCATCGACCTCCTCAGCGAGGACCGGCTGCCCCTCGACGCGGGGGACTTCAGGCTGGTGGATCGCAAGGTCATCGGCGTGCTCCGGCGCATCTCGGACGACAAACCCTACCTGCGCGGCACGCTGGCGACGCTGGGGTTCCAGCAGAAGGGCATCCCGTACGATCGGGCCGGGCGAGTCCGTGGAGAGAGCAAGTTCTCTCTGCGGGATCTGTTCGGACTGGCGCTCGACGGCATCCTTGCCCATTCCACCGTGCCGCTGCGCGTGGCCACGTACACGGGCCTCGCCGTGTCGGTGATCACGCTGCTGGGGGTCATCGGCTACATCGTCGGTCGCATCCTGTTCGGTGCGAACTGGCCGATCGGCTTCGCCACCACGACCGTGCTCATCCTGCTCTCCTTGAGCCTGAACGCGCTGTTTCTCGGCATCATCGGAGAGTACGTCGGCAGGATTTACCAGCAGGTGCGGCGGCGCCCCCTCACCATCATCGATCAGAGCATCGAGCGCTCAGATCCCGGCGCGGACGTCGAGCACCACGTAACGCCCGTTCGAGAACGCGACGGGGTGATTTCCCAGCTCCCGCTCCCGATCGCGCCGGACCACCACGTAATCGACACGGTAGCGCGAGCGAAGTAGCTGTAGCCGCTTCTCGTCCATCTGCTCATATGCGTCGAGGTCCGACCTGCCCTTGATGGTCGAGCGGCCCGTGACGTCCTTGATGCGCTTGAACCACTCCGGGATCTCTCCGGGCATCATGGCGTTGGCCTTCCAGTCCACCACGATGGCCCTCTGCCCCCAGAACCTCAACGTGTCCATGCGGGGTGGCGTGAGGAAGAGCGCGTCCTTCGGGGAGCGCTCGCGCATCCAGGCATAGAGTGTCTGCTCGTCCTGACCCTGCCCCCGGACCAGGTTGGAACGGGCGCTGTACTCCTTCAACTGACGTACCGCGACGGGGACGACGATGGCGAGGGAAGCGAGCAACGCCACCGGAACGGCGGCACGCCGCAGCCAGCGGCCGAACCGTACCCCTCCAGCGGTAGGAGCGAGCATCTCCATCCCGGTGTGCGCGAGAAAGACGAGCAGCGGGGCTGCGCTGATGGCGAGCACGATCGCCGCGAGCGTGCGGTCGTCACGCCCGGCATTGAGCAGACAGAGGGAGCCCACGCCGCCGAACACCAGCGCCAGCGCGATGTTGGGCACGTTTCGCGCGCGTCGAGGTTCCGTCATGACGGTGACCGCACCAGCGCACG is part of the Chondromyces crocatus genome and encodes:
- a CDS encoding NAD-dependent epimerase/dehydratase family protein translates to MTRAPRSALVTGATGFIGSALCRRLVAEGVRTVALVRAESAVERLAGLDVTVVRTDTFERDALRAALRGVDEVEAVFHLAAYGVHPDQRDAGRMIEGNIAFVAGLLSALEGRPMQRFLFAGTCSEYGPVAEPERLTESSPVAPRSIYGAAKAAASLFGAALARTLALPFVTLRLFGVYGPGEGEHRLVPYLVRCLQRGETPTLTGGEQVRDLTFVDDVVEALVTAAVTPALAPYEAYNLCGGRPARIRDVAEGVARALGRPDADLGLGRRPYREDEPMWLVGDGERFMSATGWRPEVDLDEGLRRTVAALSGVAPAGGG
- a CDS encoding glycosyltransferase family 2 protein; the encoded protein is MGETGERKLISIVVPVYNEEGNIVPLYEAVNAVFAPIADRYDHEFVFTDNRSQDGTFAELSALAARDARVRVFRFSRNFGFQRSIYTGYVKARGHAAVQIDCDLQDPPSLIVEFIRAWEEGNIIVYGVRRARREGWLITWIRKVFYRLIDLLSEDRLPLDAGDFRLVDRKVIGVLRRISDDKPYLRGTLATLGFQQKGIPYDRAGRVRGESKFSLRDLFGLALDGILAHSTVPLRVATYTGLAVSVITLLGVIGYIVGRILFGANWPIGFATTTVLILLSLSLNALFLGIIGEYVGRIYQQVRRRPLTIIDQSIERSDPGADVEHHVTPVRERDGVISQLPLPIAPDHHVIDTVARAK